The nucleotide window CTCAAGGATTTTGTAGAGGATAAATACAAGAAATTCGATTCAGAGAATAGGAAGTATACTGTCCTACATGGGATATTGCCTGATTACAGGcttcctgagagagagagagagagagagattctaatTTCTTACCTCAGTTGCAAAGTCCAACAACCCCGACTGTCACATTGTGTGGAGAGAACAAGGGAATGAGTGATTAGGGATGAAGGAACGAGAGACTGGAGAGTCGATAGACTAAGGGAGAAGGAACGAGGGAGTCGAGGGACTGAGGGAGAGGTAGAAGGATCATTACCTTACTCATCACCTGAAACAAGAGAGGTTAGATTGGTTCATATTTGGAAATGGAGAGACATTTGGGAAAGATTGGTTGTGTTCAATTACGATTTAATCCTTCGTTGagaaaaaatagttaaaattcttacattttattgattttttctaTAATTGTCAATTGGTGTTTATTCAANNNNNNNNNNNNNNNNNNNNaaaaaaaaaaaaaagaaggtaattaGTGTCTTGTTATGTTTGGATAATTAATAGATCCTTGTTAggttaataattttttatttttttaatctatacAAGAAATACATAGCATGATTTCAAAACTCATATCAATCTTAATTGATTCATTGATAAGGTATAAGAGCAAAATGgtaataaaaaatagtttttataaaaaaaaaaaaaaaaggtaaatttgTCCATATTATTGGattgataaaaaatattttttataaaaaaaaaaaggaaaatttgtcCATGTTATTGAATTGCCCAGATCGATATTTGGGTTGACTAATCCAAGACCAATCgtgattttttttcctagtaaATCGATCTCGAGTTTTAAAAtcttgatatatatatactagtaaaaggacaagtgcaaatgcacgtggatgagagagagaaagatgtatttcaatcatatatgatatccattgaagcaattagtaatttaagatgactattaaatttcaaataatgatagacAAATTATAACATATTTTTAGACAATCAATGGTAAGAGAGAGGCCTTTCTTTAGTAAAATGTCTTTCCGTCTCTCTCTAAGAGATTTAGTTACAAGCTATTGATGATGAGTTCTTTAGTTTAGGAACCTTGAATGTGGATGAAAACAACTTGTGAGTCTTTGAAGAGGGAACAACAttgattccctttctttttaagCTCTTTCTATAGCCTTGGTTACAACCAGAGAAATCGGGAATTCAGAAGCTTGTTAACGGTAATGCAATCACAATCACCAATttcatcattgtgtaatcaaaaatgattttcttataaggTTCATAAAAACAACAACGTAATGCTTTAATGTAAGAGAGCATATCACAAAAATAGAAGATCAATTGAACATGATTGAAAGACCTGTAGAACATATTAATTCTTAGTATTAATGGTTTGCTTGATAGTCTCAACTCTTTCTTTCATAGATTCTTTTACTTGGCAATTTGGGATCACTTTGTTACAGATATCTAATGCTGAAGAGATCCCTTTTTAACCATTTCTTTTTTCAGATAGATCTAGAGGCAATCACATGCATGCAATAGAAAAAGTTTGTCTCCAGTAAAACAAGTTTGTCCATTAGGAATTATTAGAGCATCTAATGTAAGTCCTACGTGCTCAATTGAATCTCCAATTAAGCAGTGGCTGTTGGGAACTTAGGACTCAAAGAGAAGTAAGAGTTGGTCGgattgcatgaaaataaaataagggatagAATTGGAGATATCTCTAAATCTGAGATCCAACCAACTCTAAAGTGAAACCTGAGTAATTGCAACCCTCAAATACTTAAAATATACAATTTAACAGCATCCAGAAACCAAATTGATATTGTAGTCACTAttacttttttaaaaccaaaaccctgcCAATCCCATATAAGAAACATAACTCATGATGATTACATTATTGAAAGAATTTCTCAACATCTGTAAAAGAAAAGCAACAGCGtaaacatcaaaacctatgaagcaaaaaatcctcaaaataagaatgagagaagcaACGAAGCAAAATCCAACCAGTGGTGATAGCCTTGATTGTCCCAGCATGCCTTCATCTGAAATCCTTAAAGACTTCTTCAACCAATTGAGGATTATGAAGCCCTGAGGTCCTTTCATACCTGAGACAAGTTAAAGGGTTAACCCAACATTAGATACGATAAACTCATAAATGAACGAAGAAAATCGAACATTTAAAAagtatggattaaaaaaaaaaattgagattacAAATTTAAGTAGATTCCCAGataacccaaatcaaaaaacatattaaaatcTACAGGTTTACATCCATAAAGAGCcgggagaaaaaaaaacaaacaaacaaacaaattttaaaagatAAGAAGGGCATTATAGGATCAAGGAGCGAAGACAAATACTTTAAATTAAATCATtggataggaaaagaaaaagctaaAGAACTGTATAAAAAACCTTACAATAGCTTACCTGGAGCCAAAGGAATAATAGAGCACGGGAGCTCTTGGAGCTCTCTTAGAGCAGATTGTGGGGTTTGGGAGAGAAGACTAAAGAGGAGACACAACTCTTTGATTTTATTACCTAATAAAGGGTAGAGAAGAGGGAAAgttttatttactaataaataagataagagaAGTAATAAATACATGGGGGGCgagagattctatttcctaatgaaggaagagggaagagggaagagggaagagggaagagggaagagtttctttactaataaataggataagagaaagattgggaacgtgtatgagagagagagaaccgacgttgggtagagataggaacgtgtgtgagagagaaaaaaatatttctggtTTTGCTTTCTAATgggtaattatttatttactaataaataaggTAAGAAACgtatcaaaaaattaataaatacatgGGGGAGAGAGATTCTTTTTCCTAATGAAGGAAAGTGAAGcttttatttactaataaataggatAAGAGAAATATTGGGTGGAAATATTCTGAGctattgttgtaagagacaaaaaattgagaaatcctgagatattgtagttgatttttttgtcttctctgtggtatatataaggaaaaattCCATACAGTAAAAACCTTTAAAGTTGATGAAAGATCATTGAAAGATACcatttttatgcaataaatatctccataattttgtgccttttttttatccctttaatacgtaataattataattaatgacacccctttctcctccacatttagagagagtgagtgagagaaagagaattatagaaAGAAAATACCTCTTTCCTCCTTGTTTAGATTTTGTATGGGCTGgaatgagagattttaggagccctttttttttttttttttttaatggtatatctatatctatatttgcctttttaatattttcataattatttataattctctCTATGGAGAATCTCCCTCCATTGTgctccattttttttcaaagaggatgagagagagagatttaaggaggaatattattatatgccttttttaatcctttttaatatttaaCTAATTAATAATTGTAACtaattattactctctcctttctcctacacgtttagagagagagagagagagagagagagagaaatacagaattatggagaatttatcattattattattattattatttttgtatatctctctccataattgttcaatCCATCcccattctccataattctctctatttctctctccactctctccctttctcctccacgtttagaaaGAGAATGTGAGAAttatagattttattattattatttgtttcatcttccattttgacgGGTGAGAGGATgaatgggtttagggtttataattatatgcatttttaatactccactctccccctttctcctccacatttaggggggagagagtgagaattatagagtttattattattatttgatttatcttctatttttaagggtgagaggatgagtgggtttaggatttataattatatgcctttttaatacttaataattataattatatacatttttaatactccactctccccctttctcctccacgtttagagagagagagagagagagagaaagaattatagagagtttattatgatatttgtttcatattccattttgatgggattttggtcatttggggattttttccgGTGTTTTCTAatcatttgggaattttttttttttgggtagatataaatggtttttttgtcattttgaaaaagtataccaaagacaggaaATAcgtaattttatatatatgtgtatatatatatatatatatatatttggtaggAAAACCTTGACATTACATATATAGGGCCTTTTGATGGATCAAGATCCTATCCATTGATCCAAATCTGACTGAAATCTGGACTCTACAATTGGGGTACGGAGGAATCTTTATTTTAGGCTCATATAGGTTGACTGTTCATAACTTTTGCAGTCAATAGATTGAGGAATCTTTcattatcttttatttactgTTTATtagcccttctctctctctctctctctgttataGGAACCTCTTTATTCAAtcttttaccccaaaaaaaaaaaaaatctctacatTCAATCTAATTCCTACCAAATAGGAAATTAAGATAATTAAATTATTTCCTTGAATAATCCAATCTCTCAAGTCTGTCATTGATCTTTCTCTTCCTCGCTCCTTGCCTTTCCAATCCCCATACATCATCATTACTATGCATGTTGAGCTTAAATATTCCAAATGGTTGGCTTTTGATAGATTAGAGAACAGCTCCTTCTGACCTGGCAAAAGGGAAATCACAACTTTACCATAATATATTTCCTGCCAATTCTTCTGCAATAGAATTTTCTGGGTCTTGAGGATCAAATTTCCATTACAAttaccatttcttttctttttggtaaataaaataTACATATTAAATATAATAGAACATTTAGAagggtttcctttttaatttccCTAATCACTCTCTagccaaaaaaagagaaactgaATCACTTTCGTTTTAAACCTTAATTATTTTTCAGTTCTCCATCCTCCCTATCATCCCCTAAGAAACTTTAATAGTTTTACTACTTTTTTGCTTCCCTGATTTCTTGAAAAAGATAATGATGTGTTCTAATAAAATGTTTACAGTTATGGGCAGTGTGATTCTACTACTACCACTAGTGGGTTTTGGCTTGGTGAATGGAGAAGATCGATCAAAGTGGAAAGAACCAAGGAATCACTCAAGACATCATCATCcattaaagaaaatcaaagttgaTCCATCTGGGTATGGAGATTTTAAGACCATTCAATCAGCTATTGATTCAGTTCCTTCCAACAACAAGAACTGGATCTGTATCTATGTCAGGATTGGAATTTATAGGTAATTAATAATCTTAataatacttagttatttttttataatcagttttcttttatcttttataatttttcatctttaatgtttttatttctttcttttttttttttttatggggggggtgtggtgggtTGGTATGTTTATATATGAAAATGTAGAGAGAAGGTTATGATTCCAATGGATAAGCCATTCATATTGCTTCAAGGAGAGCGAAGAAATAATACAATAATCTCATGGGATGATCATACTACATTGGCAGAGAGCCCTACTTTCAGTTCCTTTGCAGACAATTTTTCTGCAAGACATATAGGTTTTAAGGTATTGATCTTGTTCACTATTTAGTAGTCTTATTTGAATAGTAATATATCATTTATAaatcatggttttttttttcttatatatattctTCTATAGAGTAAAGTTTAAATAGAACTTACCAGTCaattttatccttatttttattaaaacaaagtttttctttttttaattattaattttacCCTTATTCAGATATCAATATCCAATCCAAGATCGAGCAGGTATCATTATCAATTCAATCAATAATGATACAATCCAACTGATcgaataccaatacttagaacctaCTCATGAAAGAATCATGCAGAGACAACTGCTAGTTTTTAGGAAGACAAGACTGCCCATCAGTTGAAACCTCCAGTGGTATAAAAAATTTCTGTTTGACTTGGTCCAATCTGTAAATTCAATTTGGTCAAATTTTCCCCTAGGAATTAAATAGGTTGGACATAGGATTGATATTTGTGGTGAGAATTGGGCTCAGAGCAAAAGCCCAATATAAAAACAGTGTGACATGGGCTTAGCTGGGCCAATCAGAGCTGAGTTCATATGAACTCCCCTTGGTAGAAAGACCGATTAGGGTTTGGGTGGTTTTCTGCATATCTAGAACAtctttggagagagaaaaatgatatAAGGGTAAATCATGTTGTTGCCAAGGTTGGTGACAAAAAGTCGTAATCTAGCTTTTTTTGTCTCTTTAGTATaacacatttttattttcaataaggGTAAATTGtatcatttcacataaatatTGTATTCAATaacttttaatttttgaaaactccTTTTTTTGCtgcattaaataatttttgagAATAAAAAGAATAGCAATTGAAGTAGGTTATAACTTCTTAATTCGCCACTTTAATGACAACAAGTTGCACAAAtgatatatcatactatcattcTATTGTACTATcgtactactattaaaaagtacgtactccatgtcattggtatactttttcaaaaagacaaaaaaaccattgacatctatcaaaattttttttcaaatgaccaaaaaccccctcaaaatggaagatgaaaaaaaatttatttctctctctctctctctctctctctctctctctctctctctctatatttaaatctctataattaaaaatttttcaaatgacaaaaaaaacccctcaaaatgtaagatgaaaaaaaaattatctctctctctctaaacgtggaggagaaatgggggaataattattaattataattattaagtattaaacaggataaaaagaaaaaaggcacATAATAACCCACAATAGGCCTGGTTTTCCTTTCCCTAATCGCTGGGGATaaaaaaatagggagatttacagagagagagagagagagagagagagagagagagagagagagaattatggagagtggggagGTAGTGAATAATTATGGATAGATTTACTACATAAAAATAGTTTCCCTCAATCCTCTTCCATCAATTTTAAAACTTTTTACTGCATAAAATCCTTCACTAATAACACTATTACTTCTCTTAAATTATCTCTATAATACACtatccttccttatatataccacaGAGAAGACAAAAAAGCAACTACAATACTCtagaatttctcaatttcagatttctctTCTACTACAATAGCTCAGAATATCTCaattttcagatttcttttCAACTATAATAGCACAAAATTTCTCAATAGTGAAAGGAGATGGGAACATGATACATAAGAAACATATAACTCGTCTTCTTCTACAaaggtcttgaggatgacatcAACCTCAcaaataaaatcacaaaacccaaaccaaaaccaacataAATATAAAACCAAAGACTAACTGAAGAATGATCAGATTTTGCATAAGCAcgaaatttaattttaatactTGGCGAAAATAAATGGCCTACACTACCAATTCTATTGGACTttcaacaaccaatgatccactTCAGTAAAAATAAAGTTCAGTTTGACAAACATACCTTGTGGATGTGGAGTATCTAAATTTGAGAAATGCAGTGCTAGTGATCCAAAAGTAAAGGAAGCTGAAGTAGAAAAATTTTGTGCTATTGTAGTTGaaaagaaatctgaaaattGAGATATTCTGAGCTATTGTAGTAGAagagaaatctgaaattgagaaattttggaatattgtagttgtttttttctcttctctgtgGTTGATATTAGGAAGAATAGTGTATTATAGAGATAATTTTAGAGAAGTAATGATGTTATTAGTGAAGGATTCTATACAATAAAAACTTTTAAAATCAATGGAAGAGGATCGAGGGAAACCGTTTTTATGTAGTAAacctctccataattattcactccctccccactctccataattctctctctctccccccccccccccccccatattTGTCTTTGTAAATCTCTCTATTTTTTATCCCCCATGATTAGGGGAGAAAAAACCACGCCTATTGTGGGTTATTATGtgcctattttttttatccattttaatacttaataattataattaatgattattccccctttctcctccacgtttagagagagagagagaattatagaaagtttattattattattattttcatcttccattttaagGGGTGAAaggatgagtgagattttttttttaaataattatagagatttaaatatggagagagagagatagagatttAATGAAGAGTAATAGAAATAATTACTTCCTCTttttcctccacgtttagagagagagagagagagagagagaattatagaaaatttattattattattattattattattattattattattattattattattattattattttatcttccactttgaggggtgagaggatgagtgggatttttttgaaaataattatagagatttaaatatggagagagagagagagagagagagagagagagagagagagagagagagagagagagagagagagagattgatttaaggaggagtaatagcaagaattactttcccctttctcctccacgtttagagagagagagataattattattttttttcattttcattttgaggggttttttgaccatttggaatttttttaattatagagatttcaacatgaagagagagagagagagagagagagagagagaattattaaattttttttttcatcttccattttgagggggtTTCTGgccatttggaatttttttttttgtagttgtcaatggtttttttggctttttgaaaAAGCATACTAAAgacagggagtacgtactttttaatCATAGTATAATAGTGtgatatatatttttccttCAAAGGGGAAGAGAATGACAATCTAAGTGTAGTTGTGGTTtcatttgggtttttggtttttggttgggTGGGTGGGTTCTAAGTAGTGTTTTTAAAACTGAAAACTCGAGTTTCAGTTGGGAAGCCTTGAGTCTAGATGCAAGGACTTGTGAGAACTCAACAATTTATTAAGTGATAGTATAAAGGGTAAAGGAACTCTGTCCGTCCCTTTAGCTCCTGCGCTAATGCGCAGGCCAGTGGGAGGGTGAGCATGGCCGATGCTCCCGTGCAGCCTCCTTTGGCCTGGGCAGCCAAAGTTCTTTCTACCTAATAGCAATGAAATGCTAAATAAAGAAACCCTAATAAAAATTAAGGTTTGGGTATCTCTACCTAGTCTCTGATCACCGCACCAATCATTACTAAGCATGCACCAACTAACTTTCCCTCAccccataaatatatataaagtttGAGTAACTAAGTCTGGATCCATTTCCTGCAGAATACATACAACTTAGAAGATAGAATGCAGAAAAATCCTCGGGTGCCAGCGGTTGCTGCAGTGATAGCAGGTGACAAGTCTTCATTCTACAAATGCAATTTCTTTGGATTGCAAGACACATTGTGGGACATGCAAGGACGCCATTACTATAAATCTTGCCATATTGAAGGAGCTATTGATTTCATCGTTGGCATGGGCCAATCCATTTATGAGGTATACAACCTCTTAAGTTGTGGTATTGCTATCTGTTTGATGTTTGGTTCGAAAATTAAAAATAGTCTCTTTTGCGAAATAAGGGGTAAATTTACATATATTTATCTCTTTCAAACCTTACAGTAATGGAAGCCTCCTGCACTGGgatacttttttatttattattattattttcaacgTAACATGTAGATTTTACATGGCCTAGAATTGGAGAGTTcactaaaatttttttatttttgggtacaGAGATGTGTGATATATGTGATTTCAAGGATGCTGGATCCTAATGGCATATGGGAATATCCGGGCTACATAACAGCTCAGGGAAGAAACAGCCCTACTGAGTCAAATGGTTTTGTGTTTAAAAATTCTGCAGTGTATGGAAATGGTGCTGCTTATTTAGGAAGAGCCTGGAGAGACTACTTAAGGGTTTTATTCTACAATACATCTTTGTCTAACATTGTAGTCCCTCAGGGATGGGATGCATGGGACGTCGATGGCCACGAgtaggctctctctctctctctctctctctcttatatataACTTAAGATCATTCATGCCAGCAACAATGGTAGGTTTTAGTTTTTCTTCAACATAGGTGAAGATTATCTTCATCTATGGTGATTTAATACTATGATTGAACTACGGAAAGAGTGACATCATCCTTAACTCTTGTCTCCTACTGTTGAATGTTTGAATTACCATTCTCCAACCCAATGAGAAGGTCAAATCATGTAAATGAAGAGATTCTATCTTCACCATGGTTGAGAGAAATTTAGTCCATGATGGGATCCTTCTAATAATAGTAATCTACAACCGTAATTTACAGTTTAAAAAATTGTCTTATTAAGGAAAGTtcagccttattccaacttGATGcgatcagctacatggatccaatcaaaaaCAGCAAAAAGAAGAGTAGAAGTAAAATGGTAAGGAGAGGGGAAAGAATACAATCACAACAAATCACCTAGATGGGTCGGCCACTTTCTAGAAGTTCAATATCTTGGTAGGATTGGTGGGATTAGTATGTTGAAGACAAATACCTGGAAGACCATTAAATCTACATATTTTATTCACAAGTCTTTGATGCTTCAACTCAAAACAAAATAGACTTCTAAGGTATCATGTTAAGAGTGATTCGATGGTTccttcatattttccttttgaatcTCAATGATATTCTATTAGTCTTTATTAGGTTGCAATTTATTTTTCACaattcatcattttcatcaaatTACATTTGTTTGAATCTTTAATTTATTAGATATGGAATAACTTTTGCCGAAGTCAATTGCTATGGATTGGGATCAGACACTTCAGGACGAGTGAGGTGGCCAAAGAAACTCGACTACAGGACAGTGACTAATTTAGTTGACTTGAGTTTCATTGACACAGAAGGATGGCTTAGAAGGCAGCCATTACACCGAAATATGCTGAAGGTGTTGTAAGATATCATTCATGTCTTAACTTCTTATTTCTGTTACCTAAAGGATTTTGTAGTTATATATTGGTGGAATTCCATCTTGTCTCATGGAAGTAAGTTATAACTTCTTaatgggaaaatgttttctatggGAGAGTGTGGCCCCCTTTGTGTGTGTGGGAGCCAATGGGAGAGCGCTCAGAAGCATTAGGCAGATATTCATTTTCGTATTTTATGGGGGTTGGGGTGGTCATTTCTCCGTCCATGTGTCTTAGTGTAGCCCCTACTCCCTCACAAAAACCATTTTCCCCTTCTTAGTTATCTCTCTCCAAATATCTTTCCATAAGTAGTCACAGAGGAGATATAACATTTTTGAAGAATTATGGATTGTTGGGAAAGTAACTCTTCCCATATTTATTCATTAAATACCTTGAGAAAAGACTTATTTTCATAATAACCAACTCTCCCACTGGAATAATGGAGTCGTGGGACTCCAAAATAATGGTTCTTCCCGAAATGCGTTGAGGCGCAGCAATTGACTGAACACGTAGGGGTAAAGTACTATTGCGGCGCGGGCTGCGAAAGCGGTACCAAATCGAGATAAATTCTGAAAACTAGATAtgacccaccaaaaaaaagggATCAAGGTCAACTAATGAGACGATGAAGTTTGATGGGTAAGGAAcgaaaattacataaaattaaatatttaatttgaCATATTGAAACTCTTCTTCTCAATCTGTCTAACCACTACCACTTACTCTATGATACAAAACCT belongs to Macadamia integrifolia cultivar HAES 741 unplaced genomic scaffold, SCU_Mint_v3 scaffold2356, whole genome shotgun sequence and includes:
- the LOC122066350 gene encoding probable pectinesterase 29, whose amino-acid sequence is MGSVILLLPLVGFGLVNGEDRSKWKEPRNHSRHHHPLKKIKVDPSGYGDFKTIQSAIDSVPSNNKNWICIYVRIGIYREKVMIPMDKPFILLQGERRNNTIISWDDHTTLAESPTFSSFADNFSARHIGFKNTYNLEDRMQKNPRVPAVAAVIAGDKSSFYKCNFFGLQDTLWDMQGRHYYKSCHIEGAIDFIVGMGQSIYERCVIYVISRMLDPNGIWEYPGYITAQGRNSPTESNGFVFKNSAVYGNGAAYLGRAWRDYLRVLFYNTSLSNIVVPQGWDAWDVDGHE